The following are encoded in a window of Sphaerisporangium siamense genomic DNA:
- a CDS encoding lantibiotic dehydratase: protein MLDAQEALTAAADAAVAHLRDSEDVTDGKLRRKLWKTLSRHRPLPDPAETAGLPSGTRTLLDEYARALDRLARTEREARATFDAELPARRTALRDLASDERFQEAVWLSSPQMYDRGLRGYVASDVTTARTSRTRSLERQLAGYLQRVSAKNETTSFFGPINYGTFTTPAPAPLPNQSPHPTPTHAPSLHTEAPPRPEAPQPDAPTTDAPRAEPGAPLPGQNHAAGAFVVGGDEGRGGGAAPAHEPSLPTEASLTPEAPRSEAPTADAPRADPGALLLRGQGHGARTFAVEGEETRGGGAGVVVRRHAYVAYWVVRGLADRIAAEPDVRPHLRPRLSTLARLSPDGTAVTLVRTRTFALKGRAAALAPLVDGKRTATELARETGIPVAEVVAELDRLAKGRVVAFGVDLPVTEPRALEALRDRVAELPDDCPAREVWLSRLDGLRGLQEEFAASGFERRRELLEILERQIGELTGQDTRRAGGQLYADRLVITEECLGAVTPLHLGEDVLRLLTDELAPVLDLLAAEAVRVHAHLTATALNGLNLAEGDRLPLPAYLAHSWPTTLTPPSPAPTDGAPNSEDPEPHQAETPGMWRAVIDERVDAAEYARPPRDRTHAATAGDAPAATGRVELEARDVAVDPEVLAGRALICSPDVMIVARDLDAVRAGDFTLVLAESHDTVLLWGWALQFMDDPGATQGAIGGLLARLDTHRPLANMLTSKRAKIVPFEFPGATVEASQPSSRADGRTIPVGEVDVVVRDGRLTLSAPGQDGFLLYNGELDSPAHNALAPPRVRPVAFGRAGLRHTPRVTVGRTVLQRERWLIAREELVPEPARGGDDASFALLVALRQAVRRHGLPRWVFVKIPGERKPVLLDTEGLFLTELVAHLSEQGADLGVSEMLPGPGDLWLHGSGGAHCSELRLTAVRTAPASPGDAHP, encoded by the coding sequence GTGCTCGACGCCCAGGAGGCCCTCACCGCGGCCGCCGACGCCGCCGTGGCCCACCTACGCGACTCCGAGGACGTCACCGACGGGAAGCTACGCCGCAAGCTCTGGAAGACCCTGTCGCGCCACCGCCCCCTCCCGGACCCCGCGGAGACGGCCGGACTGCCGTCCGGAACCAGAACCCTGCTGGACGAGTACGCCCGCGCCCTCGACCGGCTCGCGCGGACGGAACGCGAGGCCCGCGCCACGTTCGACGCCGAACTGCCGGCCCGGCGCACCGCCCTGCGCGACCTAGCCTCCGACGAGCGCTTCCAAGAGGCCGTCTGGCTGTCCAGCCCCCAGATGTACGACCGCGGCCTGCGCGGCTACGTGGCATCCGACGTCACAACGGCCCGCACCAGCCGCACCCGCTCCCTAGAACGCCAACTAGCCGGCTACCTCCAACGCGTATCCGCCAAAAACGAAACAACAAGCTTCTTCGGCCCCATCAACTACGGCACCTTCACCACCCCGGCCCCCGCCCCCCTCCCCAACCAATCCCCCCACCCCACCCCGACTCACGCCCCGTCCCTCCACACAGAGGCGCCCCCCAGGCCCGAGGCGCCGCAGCCGGACGCTCCCACGACCGATGCGCCAAGGGCCGAACCTGGCGCGCCACTACCGGGACAGAACCACGCTGCAGGGGCCTTTGTGGTTGGGGGAGACGAAGGGCGAGGTGGCGGGGCGGCGCCGGCTCACGAGCCGTCCCTCCCCACAGAGGCGTCACTCACGCCCGAGGCGCCGCGGTCGGAGGCACCCACGGCCGATGCGCCGAGGGCCGACCCCGGTGCGCTGCTGCTACGGGGACAGGGCCACGGTGCGCGCACTTTTGCGGTTGAGGGGGAGGAAACCCGAGGTGGCGGGGCGGGGGTGGTGGTGCGGCGGCATGCGTATGTGGCGTACTGGGTGGTGCGGGGGCTGGCCGACAGGATCGCGGCGGAGCCGGACGTACGGCCGCACCTGCGGCCGCGCCTGTCCACGCTGGCGCGGCTCTCCCCGGACGGCACGGCGGTGACGCTCGTCCGTACCCGCACGTTCGCCCTCAAGGGGCGCGCCGCCGCGCTGGCGCCGCTCGTGGACGGCAAGCGCACCGCGACCGAGCTGGCGCGCGAGACCGGGATCCCGGTCGCCGAGGTGGTGGCGGAGCTGGACCGGCTGGCCAAGGGACGCGTCGTCGCCTTCGGCGTGGACCTGCCGGTGACCGAGCCGCGCGCCTTGGAGGCGCTGCGCGACCGCGTCGCCGAGCTCCCCGACGACTGTCCCGCCCGGGAGGTGTGGCTGTCGCGGCTCGACGGCCTGCGCGGCCTGCAGGAGGAGTTCGCGGCCTCCGGCTTCGAGCGGCGGCGCGAACTCCTAGAGATCCTGGAGCGGCAGATCGGCGAGCTGACCGGCCAGGACACCCGCCGCGCCGGCGGGCAGCTGTACGCCGACCGGCTGGTGATCACCGAGGAGTGCCTGGGCGCGGTGACGCCCCTCCACCTCGGTGAGGACGTGCTGCGCCTGCTGACCGACGAGCTGGCCCCCGTCCTGGACCTCCTGGCCGCCGAGGCCGTGCGCGTGCACGCCCACCTCACCGCGACCGCCCTGAACGGCCTGAACCTGGCGGAGGGCGACCGTCTCCCCCTCCCCGCCTATCTGGCCCACTCCTGGCCCACGACCCTGACCCCTCCGAGCCCCGCTCCCACGGACGGAGCGCCTAACTCGGAGGACCCGGAGCCCCACCAGGCGGAAACGCCGGGGATGTGGCGGGCGGTCATCGACGAGCGGGTGGACGCGGCGGAATACGCGCGCCCGCCGCGCGACCGGACGCACGCGGCCACGGCGGGCGATGCGCCGGCCGCGACGGGACGCGTCGAGCTGGAGGCGCGGGACGTCGCCGTGGATCCCGAGGTGCTGGCCGGACGGGCCCTGATCTGCTCGCCGGACGTCATGATCGTGGCCAGGGACCTGGACGCCGTGCGGGCCGGGGACTTCACGCTCGTGCTGGCCGAGTCGCACGACACGGTGCTGCTGTGGGGCTGGGCCCTGCAGTTCATGGACGACCCCGGCGCGACCCAGGGCGCGATCGGCGGCCTGCTGGCCCGCCTCGACACCCACCGTCCCCTCGCCAACATGCTGACCTCGAAGCGCGCGAAGATCGTGCCGTTCGAGTTCCCGGGCGCGACCGTGGAGGCGTCCCAGCCGAGCAGCCGCGCCGACGGGCGCACCATCCCGGTCGGCGAGGTCGACGTGGTGGTGCGGGACGGGCGGCTGACGCTGTCGGCCCCGGGACAGGACGGGTTCCTGCTCTACAACGGCGAGCTGGACTCGCCCGCGCACAACGCGCTGGCCCCGCCCCGGGTGCGCCCGGTGGCGTTCGGGCGCGCCGGGCTCCGGCACACTCCCCGCGTCACCGTCGGCCGTACGGTGCTCCAGCGGGAGCGGTGGCTGATCGCCCGCGAGGAACTGGTCCCCGAGCCGGCGCGCGGCGGCGACGACGCCTCGTTCGCGCTGCTCGTCGCGCTGCGCCAGGCCGTACGCCGGCACGGCCTGCCCCGCTGGGTCTTCGTCAAGATCCCCGGTGAGCGCAAGCCCGTCCTCCTCGACACCGAGGGCCTCTTCCTCACCGAGCTGGTCGCCCATCTCAGCGAACAGGGCGCCGACCTCGGCGTGTCGGAGATGCTGCCCGGCCCCGGGGACCTGTGGCTCCACGGCTCCGGCGGGGCGCACTGCTCCGAGCTCCGCCTCACCGCCGTCCGCACGGCCCCCGCCTCACCAGGAGACGCACACCCGTGA
- a CDS encoding NAD(P)/FAD-dependent oxidoreductase, with protein MAQNRYDVAVIGAGVVGASAARRLAAQGASVIALDAHGLGGRGSRAAAGVGVPSVRLLADPLMLSFAEAGRKQLFTDLDEITGGDPGRLRTEAGVIRLVRTPQQREELENAATAHPGYLGTWYDAPGLPDIEPLLSPDKLHGAYFDPSGLVMDADGYVSLLQQAATAAGARIRLASPVLGVERTADGVELATHDGTVQADRVVLAAGAWSGSVPGLPRLPIRPLRGQMLRVDAPVTLRHVVSGSLYAAPSRSGTVVVGATEEKTGFTETVTPEGVMVLTAFLSRTLPRLGGGTLRDVWSGLRAAAPGGRPLLGFLPGDDRVIAATGHGGQGILTGALTGLAVADLVAGDQNEWSTAFTPTTEPTR; from the coding sequence ATGGCACAGAACCGATACGACGTCGCCGTCATCGGCGCGGGAGTCGTCGGCGCGTCCGCAGCCCGCCGTCTGGCCGCGCAGGGCGCCTCCGTCATCGCCCTCGACGCCCACGGGCTCGGCGGGCGCGGGTCCCGCGCGGCGGCCGGGGTGGGGGTGCCGTCCGTGCGGCTGCTCGCCGACCCGCTGATGCTGTCCTTCGCCGAGGCGGGCCGCAAGCAGCTCTTCACCGACCTGGACGAGATCACCGGCGGCGACCCGGGACGGCTGCGCACCGAGGCCGGCGTCATCCGGCTCGTCCGCACGCCCCAGCAGCGCGAGGAGCTGGAGAACGCCGCCACCGCCCACCCCGGTTACCTCGGCACCTGGTACGACGCCCCCGGGCTCCCCGACATCGAGCCGCTGCTGTCCCCCGACAAGCTGCACGGCGCCTACTTCGACCCGTCCGGCCTCGTCATGGACGCCGACGGGTACGTCAGCCTGCTGCAGCAGGCCGCGACCGCCGCCGGGGCCAGGATCCGGCTCGCCTCCCCCGTCCTCGGCGTGGAGCGCACCGCCGACGGCGTCGAGCTGGCCACCCACGACGGGACCGTCCAGGCCGACCGGGTCGTGCTCGCGGCGGGCGCCTGGTCCGGATCCGTCCCGGGGCTTCCCCGGCTGCCGATCCGCCCGCTGCGCGGCCAGATGCTGCGCGTGGACGCGCCGGTCACCCTGCGGCACGTCGTCTCCGGGTCGCTGTACGCGGCGCCCAGCCGGTCCGGCACCGTGGTCGTCGGCGCCACCGAGGAGAAGACCGGCTTCACCGAGACCGTCACCCCCGAAGGGGTCATGGTGCTGACCGCGTTCCTCAGCAGGACGCTGCCCCGCCTCGGCGGCGGCACGCTGCGGGACGTGTGGAGCGGCCTGCGCGCCGCCGCCCCCGGAGGCCGCCCGCTGCTCGGCTTCCTGCCCGGCGACGACCGCGTGATCGCCGCCACGGGCCACGGCGGCCAGGGCATCCTCACCGGCGCCCTCACCGGCCTGGCCGTCGCCGACCTCGTCGCCGGCGACCAGAACGAATGGTCCACCGCCTTCACCCCCACCACCGAGCCCACCCGATGA